The region TGAATCGGTCTATGGAAATGATGACAAGAACCACTACATGGTGGCAGTTGAGCAGGCGGATGGAAGAAGGGACCTTGAATCAAACAAAGAAGCTGACTCAGGAGATCCGTTCCCCGGAAGTACCTGGAACAGGGAATTCGGCCCGAACACGAATCCGGGCTCAAAATCATACTCCGGCAGCGATGTCCAGGTTGCGGTTTCCGGGATTTCAAATCCGGGGCTGGTCATGAAGGCAGACGTGACCGTCGAAACCACGCCATCACTGCGGATTTCAACTGCCAGTGTTGTCGATACGTTTCCCATAGGGAATGGCGACGGCCGCCCTGATTTCGACGAGGATTTCAAGCTTAAGTTTTCGGTGAGAAATGACGGCACCGATGCCCCGGGTGTGAATGTGTCCTTTGTTGGTGAGGGCAATCCTCCTGGATACCTTGAGATTCAACAGAGTTCGCTTGATCTTGGACAGATCGGCGGTGACTCTGAGGCAGAAGGGACTTTCGATTTTCACGTCAAGTCACAACCTCCTTCGGATCCCTTTCCAGTATGGATTGTATTCAAGCTGACGTCCGGAACCTATTCTTCCTCAGACAGTGTTGTTGTCCTCATAGGCGATGCGTACGGGCTGTCGGAGGAGGTTGAGAGCGGTGCAGCCGGCTGGAGTCATTATCCTGTCAGGAGCGGATATTCGGATCAGTGGCGTATCTCAGGTCAGAGAGCAAGAAGCGGGACTCACAGCTGGAAATGCGGGATGGGAGGACTGGCGCCATACGGCAACCTCTTGGATGCGGCCCTGGTCACACCGTTCTTCATGCTTGGAGAGGATTCAAAGCTTGCGTTCTACTACTGGATTGACGCCGAGACTTTGAGCCTGAACAGGGCATGGGACGGCGGAACTGTCGAGATGAGTTCCGACGGCAAGACATGGAAAGAGATTGCGCCTGCCGGAGGCTATCCCTTTACAATCGAAGGCAATCCTGACAGCCCAATTTCACGGAGGGGCGCATTTTCTGGAAGCAGCGAGAAGTCTGTTCCCGGCGGGTGGATACCGGCTGAGTTTGACCTTTCTTCAGTAAGCGGACCCTGCAGAGTCAGGTTCAGATTCGGCGCAGACGGCAGCGTAGGCGGGGAGGGTTGGTACATCGATGACATCACCGTGACCACAAGATACGATCCATATGTCGTGCAGCTCGAATCGCCCTATCTCCAATCAGGAAAGGTGACACTCACCTGGACGATACATGAGATCACGGGAGCCTACTCAAGGGACGGATTCAACGTCTACAGGTCATCTTCTCTCGATGAGATTTCCTGCCTGGGAATTGCCCCGAGTCAATACATCAAGCTGAACAGTCTTCCGATCCAGCCATCCCCCGGCGATTCGACCCTTTCGTTTGTTGACTCGACAGTCACCGAGGGATACGCCTACTCATATATCCTGGAGGATTCCTCGGCCACAAAGGGTACGAGGACACATGGTCCCAGGAGTATTTACATCCCGCGCGGGATCGCAAGCTCGTCGATTTCGCGTCCTTTTCCTAATCCGTTTCTTGCCGAAAACACTAATTGTGAGATCGCTGTGTTTGTGGCAGAGGGGGCGAATGGCGCGGTCCTGAACGTCCCTGTCGAGGCAAAGATCTTTAATCCCATGGGGAGACTCACGAGATCATTCAAGCAGAGATTGATCACTTCCGGCTACCACAAAATCGTGTGGGACGGAAAAACCGACGAAGGGAAGAGAGCTCCAGCGGGGTTATACATGGCCAGAATCTCGGTGGGAGGACTTTCCGTCACCAGAACAATCGTCCTTCTGAGATAGACTGCGGAGGAAAACGAATCTGAATATCTTGAGACATATGGTCAGCGCAGCTTTCTTCCTTGCTCTCTTCATGGGCCAGAGCTTCGGAAATCCAATTGCCTCCAGGGCCTTTTCCCTTGTTGACTCGATAGAGAACTGCGAAACCAGTGAGGTTCTCAACCGCAAGTTTGGACTCCGGGAAGCGGCGGCGAATGTTGCGGTGAAGAAGAGAGAGTTGCGCGACAGCCTCGGTGTTCTGATCTCGTCCGGTCCGATCGGGGTGCCTGCCGGCGAGAAGGAAGCAGAAAGTTTCCTGAGACTCGCAAAGCTGCTGGTCCGGGACAAGAAAGAATCCGAGGCCAGGCTTATCCTCGAAAGCGTGAGAACTGACGGCGCCGGCGGACCAGAGGCAAGAAGAAAGGCGGCCTCGATTCTTCTCCTTCTGACGATGAACTCCGGCCGGTACGAGACAGTGACGGCCTCAGATTTGAAAGACATTGAAGGGAGTCTTCTGGAAGGTCAGATTCTTGATAAGCTGGCATCCTGGAAGGAGAGAAACGGCGGCCTGGAGGGGGCGATCCAGCTCAGGAAAGTCATCCTTGAGAGATTCAAAGGTGAGCCATTCGAGGTCAAGTCCAGGCTGGCACTTGCCGGACTCTATCTTCAGTCGGGTGACGCCAAGAAGTGTGAGGATGAGCTTTCGATACTTCTTATGGATGAGAGAGTTGCCATGCAGGCACTCTTTCTGAAAGCTCAGCTTGAGGAGAAGAATTCCAAGCCGGAGAGCGCGCTGGAATATTGGAAAGAGATCATCCGGAGTTTTCCGAAAACAAAGGAGTCGGAAGAAGCCGGGAAGAGAATTCAGGCGATAAGGAGAACTCAACGGAAACCTCTTACCGACGAAGACAAGTACTTCACCTCGATCTCAGCCCTGCGCGGCCGGAGCCCCTCAAAGGCATTGCTGCAGCTGCGCCAGCTTTCATTAAGGTCAAGGCAACCGGAAGTGATGAAACTCTCTCTTGTATCCCTCGGGGATTACCTCCAATCCAAAAGGATGTATTCTCAGGCGTTCGACGCATACAGGAAAGCGATCTCGCTGGAGAATGACCCTGGCGAAAAGGCCGGGATCGCTCTCAAGATTGGGAGAGTCTCCATGGCGATTGGAAGGTACAAGGAAGCTATATCAAGCTACACCGAGGCGTCGCGAGCTTCGCCGGGAGACGCGACCTTCGATGCGGCTCTCTGGGAGCTCGGCAGAGTCTGGGAGCATATAGGCGAACTTGACAGTGCCATAGTAGTCTACCGGCGATCTTTCTCCGTGCCGCCTTTTAGCAATGCAAAAGCTCAGGCGGTCTCAAGAGCAGGACTCTGTGCCCTGAGGCTGGGAAGACCGGGAGAAGCGCTCGAGCTCATGACGTCTCTTTTCCGTGCCGACATTGACACCTCAATCCGCGGGTCCGCCCACTTCTGGGCGGGAAAGGCCCTTCTTTGCCTCGGCCTGAACGGGAAAGCGCTATCTCAGTTCGAGCTTGCAGGAAGGATGGGAGAGAATTCCTACCACGGCGTTAGAGGAAGGGAGCTTCTCGGGGAAATGTCAGGCGGTGAGCGTGGCGTAGATGGCGGGGCAGCCAGGGATGGTTCCCAGGCATGGCGCGGCGGCAGCATGTATTATTTTCTTGAGGTACTCTCAGATAGTGATTCAACTCTCTCCCCCGACAGGGCCTTCAGAATCGCGACCGAGCTATTCTCCTGCGGAATGAAAAGTGACGCCGCCTCACTGCTCACTAAGAACCACAGGAGCTATGACCCGTCATGCCGCCTCCTGAGAGCTTTCCTGCTGAGTTATGAATCCATGGTGCCGCAGTCTCTTCTTGTCGGCCGCACCATTCCGGATGGGAGCTACAACCTGTCACTTCCTTACGGAAAAGCCAAAGTGCTTCATCCGCTGGCCTTTGTAAGTGAGTTTTCAACTGCCTCCAGCCGCGCCGGGGTGGACATGCTTCTTCTCCTCTCCATAGCCAAGAGCGAAAGCTCATTTGAACCTCAATCGGTTTCTCCGAAGGGAGCGACGGGCCTGATGCAGCTCATGCCCCAGACGGCGCGAAGTATCTCGCGAAAGGCCGGCCTCAAGAGAGTAGAGAAGAAGGAACTCTTCTCGCCTGAAAAGAACACGCTTCTTGGCGCGCACGAGCTCTCCAGAATGATTGAACGGTTCAATGGAAACCTTACTTTTGCGATTGCCGCCTACAACGCCGGACCTGACGCGGTAGCGAGTTGGGTCAGCACAAGCAGCGAGAAAGATCCCGACATGTTTGTCGAAACAATTCCGTATAAGGAAACAAGAAAATATGTGAAAGATGTGATCGCATCCTATGCTGCTTATTCTGAGCTGTATCCAAATCTGTCCCGGGAGTAGCGGAAACCGGGCGGGCGCATCCGGATCTCAGGAGCGGGGGTAAAAGGGATAGGCATGTTTTTTTTCTCTGAGCTAAAACGGAAATCTATTCACTTTGCATCTCTGGTCATACCTCTCTGGTACTATTATGCCCCGACGGAGACTGTTGCCAGAAGGGTTCTTCTTGTTGTCACTCTGATTGTTCTCCTGGTGGATACAGTACGGTTGAATCAGCCGAGAGTAAGGAACTTTTTCCGCTATTTCCTTGGGGAACTGATACGGGACCATGAGGATATTAGTCTCCTGGGTTCGACCTATCTGCTTCTTGCCACGCTGCTCACAGTCCATCTTTTTCCGAAAGCACCTGCGGTCGCCTGTGTCTCCTTCCTGATAGTGGGTGACACGATGGCGGCTCTCTTCGGAAAAGCTTTTGGCAGGACTCGTGTCTTTGGCAAGACAGTTGAGGGCAGCGCGGCCTGTTTCGTCTCGTGTCTGATTGTCGGCTGGATTGTGCCGGGGCTAACGCCCGCACAGATCTTTGCCGGCTCACTTGTTGGCACCATCTTTGAGCTTCTACCTATACCCTTGGATGATAATTTCCGCATTCCACTTTCGGCCGGCTTTGCCATGAGCCTCGTCGGGTGAGAAGTGGCCCAGCCTTGCGGGAGAGAACATGCGTCCAGGAACACGGCTATTTGTCGGCGCTTGGGCTCGGCCGGGTTCGGTTCCTCGGCACGGGCTTGGCTGCGCTTCCGGTGCTCGCCAGCCCTCTGCTCTCGACCGCCAGAACGACCCTATACCATTTGTGTGGCCCACGGGGCGTGCTCGCTCCGCTGCGTGCGCCCGTCGCTATACGCGTCGCTCCTGCTCGTCGCGACAGCGACCTCCGAGAAGGCCGCGTCACCGATCCTGGCCGAGCCCAACGGACATGGTCGCCACTGGCGGAGAGATGTCCTTGAACCGACTTTCTGAAAATATCTGGACTCCCTTCTTGGACGAGTGAACGACCCGGAAGGGACGAATTTGCGCTGTCTGAGGGCAGAGCCCGAGTTCGCAAATTCGAGTGAGCGAGTCTAAGAAGGATCGACATTTTCGGCAGGAGGGAAAGGACATCTCTCCGGTGAGGAGTGCCGACTAGTCTATGTACCTTGACAGGTTGTTTGTTGTTCTTGGCGAGGAGGGGCTTGCCGGGGCTCAGAAGCTCTTCGGGCTGGGAAAGTACAAGCAGTGCCTGGAGCATCTGAAGCCGTATCTTGGCATGCATGCCAATCCTGCCGCGATGGAGCTGGCCACAATGTATTCGACCAGATGCCACATTGAGATGGGGAAAATGTTCGAGGGAAAAAATGACAGCGCCTCTGCAGAGGAGGAGTACATGAAGGCGCTGAAGCTCAACCCGACATACGCCGACCTTTATAACCGTCTCGGGCTTCTGAGGGGGGAAAGGGGAGAGAACGAGAAGGCGCTGGCAGATTTCAGGAAAGCCGTCGACATAAATCCCGACTACATGGAAGCTCATATGAGTCTCTATGTGCTCTTGAGCAAGATGGGCATGGTCGGGGAGGCCGGAAAGAACCTGCAGGAGGTTTCCGGGAGACTTCATCGTCCTGAAATTATCTCCGAGGCGGAAGCGCGCCTCAAGGCCGCGAAGCGAAAGAGAAATCCGGTGACAAAGAAATCTGCGCGGCGAGAAGCAGGCGAGAAAACCCGGGGCGTTGACAAGGAAGCCCTGAAATTGATTTCGCAAGGTGACTGTATGGCGGCCGTGAAGCTGCTCAAGCATGAGTTGGGTGGGACACCGACCCATGCAGATCTTGAGAACCTTCTGGGAGTCGCCTACGGGAATGAAGGTATGCTGGATGATGCTATCGAGGCATTCGAAAGAGCGCTTCGCAGAAATCCGTCTTTCATCGCTGCAAGAATAAACCTGAGTGTGGTCCTTATGAGGCGCGGACTCTGGAACGAAGTGAAGAGGGAGCTTGAGCATCTGGTCCTTCTTGATCCATTGAATGGAATTGCCAGGAATCTTCTTTCTGTCCGTCCCGCTTGAAAGCATGCATGCCGGCATGGTAACTTTGTAGTATGTCCAGACGGCATATTAAGGAGGTAGCGAAGAGTGCTTGATTCGATTCTGGGGAAACTGTTTGGCACAAAGCACGAGCGGGACCTCAAGAAGCTGGCTCCGGTCGTTGATGAAATGAACCGCCATGTTGAGGAGGTCAAGAACCTCACAGACGAAGAACTGAGGGGGAAGACCGCCGAGTTTAAGGCCCTCCTCAAAGACGGCGCGACCCTGGACGAGATCCTTCCAAGGGCATTTGCCTGCGTCAAGGAAGCCTGTGTACGACTTCTGGGAACATCCTGGGATGTGTGCCGCATTCCCACCACGTGGGACATGATTCCGTACGATGTCCAGCTCATGGGTGCAGCGGCGCTCTACGAAGGGAAGATTGCAGAAATGGCGACCGGTGAGGGCAAGACTCTTGTCGCCACCATGCCGCTCTACCTCAATGCGCTTGCCGG is a window of Candidatus Eisenbacteria bacterium DNA encoding:
- a CDS encoding phosphatidate cytidylyltransferase; amino-acid sequence: MFFFSELKRKSIHFASLVIPLWYYYAPTETVARRVLLVVTLIVLLVDTVRLNQPRVRNFFRYFLGELIRDHEDISLLGSTYLLLATLLTVHLFPKAPAVACVSFLIVGDTMAALFGKAFGRTRVFGKTVEGSAACFVSCLIVGWIVPGLTPAQIFAGSLVGTIFELLPIPLDDNFRIPLSAGFAMSLVG
- a CDS encoding M6 family metalloprotease domain-containing protein; protein product: MRRIVFLAALVVLFLPGPLLSAPLHPEVVEQLKSEGKLGLFVEEKKELAKLGVDRPSQKPGESIRRKNRRLSARSFVTGWNTLAILVEFQDVTARKTKGYIDTLLFSKGVYPTGSMRDYYLENSYGSFDLIGTTTVWVKVPHPMSYYTMNGGTSNFGLCASCYPQNAQGLVEEAVQLADPLVDFSQFDNDGDGVVDGIIVIHAGMGYENSGSPSDFHSHFWFVQNPPLVDGVHILEYAFAPELGSIGVPAHEFGHVMGLPDLYDTSPPYSQGVGFWSLMGTGVWGGPQSDGDPYNDDSRPVHLDAWSKAALGFVIPDEPSTNQTSVSIPAAEDNAFSLKLWKNGLAGQEYFLVENRKRRLFDEYLKGEGLLIYHIDESVYGNDDKNHYMVAVEQADGRRDLESNKEADSGDPFPGSTWNREFGPNTNPGSKSYSGSDVQVAVSGISNPGLVMKADVTVETTPSLRISTASVVDTFPIGNGDGRPDFDEDFKLKFSVRNDGTDAPGVNVSFVGEGNPPGYLEIQQSSLDLGQIGGDSEAEGTFDFHVKSQPPSDPFPVWIVFKLTSGTYSSSDSVVVLIGDAYGLSEEVESGAAGWSHYPVRSGYSDQWRISGQRARSGTHSWKCGMGGLAPYGNLLDAALVTPFFMLGEDSKLAFYYWIDAETLSLNRAWDGGTVEMSSDGKTWKEIAPAGGYPFTIEGNPDSPISRRGAFSGSSEKSVPGGWIPAEFDLSSVSGPCRVRFRFGADGSVGGEGWYIDDITVTTRYDPYVVQLESPYLQSGKVTLTWTIHEITGAYSRDGFNVYRSSSLDEISCLGIAPSQYIKLNSLPIQPSPGDSTLSFVDSTVTEGYAYSYILEDSSATKGTRTHGPRSIYIPRGIASSSISRPFPNPFLAENTNCEIAVFVAEGANGAVLNVPVEAKIFNPMGRLTRSFKQRLITSGYHKIVWDGKTDEGKRAPAGLYMARISVGGLSVTRTIVLLR
- a CDS encoding transglycosylase SLT domain-containing protein, producing the protein MVSAAFFLALFMGQSFGNPIASRAFSLVDSIENCETSEVLNRKFGLREAAANVAVKKRELRDSLGVLISSGPIGVPAGEKEAESFLRLAKLLVRDKKESEARLILESVRTDGAGGPEARRKAASILLLLTMNSGRYETVTASDLKDIEGSLLEGQILDKLASWKERNGGLEGAIQLRKVILERFKGEPFEVKSRLALAGLYLQSGDAKKCEDELSILLMDERVAMQALFLKAQLEEKNSKPESALEYWKEIIRSFPKTKESEEAGKRIQAIRRTQRKPLTDEDKYFTSISALRGRSPSKALLQLRQLSLRSRQPEVMKLSLVSLGDYLQSKRMYSQAFDAYRKAISLENDPGEKAGIALKIGRVSMAIGRYKEAISSYTEASRASPGDATFDAALWELGRVWEHIGELDSAIVVYRRSFSVPPFSNAKAQAVSRAGLCALRLGRPGEALELMTSLFRADIDTSIRGSAHFWAGKALLCLGLNGKALSQFELAGRMGENSYHGVRGRELLGEMSGGERGVDGGAARDGSQAWRGGSMYYFLEVLSDSDSTLSPDRAFRIATELFSCGMKSDAASLLTKNHRSYDPSCRLLRAFLLSYESMVPQSLLVGRTIPDGSYNLSLPYGKAKVLHPLAFVSEFSTASSRAGVDMLLLLSIAKSESSFEPQSVSPKGATGLMQLMPQTARSISRKAGLKRVEKKELFSPEKNTLLGAHELSRMIERFNGNLTFAIAAYNAGPDAVASWVSTSSEKDPDMFVETIPYKETRKYVKDVIASYAAYSELYPNLSRE
- a CDS encoding tetratricopeptide repeat protein, producing MYLDRLFVVLGEEGLAGAQKLFGLGKYKQCLEHLKPYLGMHANPAAMELATMYSTRCHIEMGKMFEGKNDSASAEEEYMKALKLNPTYADLYNRLGLLRGERGENEKALADFRKAVDINPDYMEAHMSLYVLLSKMGMVGEAGKNLQEVSGRLHRPEIISEAEARLKAAKRKRNPVTKKSARREAGEKTRGVDKEALKLISQGDCMAAVKLLKHELGGTPTHADLENLLGVAYGNEGMLDDAIEAFERALRRNPSFIAARINLSVVLMRRGLWNEVKRELEHLVLLDPLNGIARNLLSVRPA